One window from the genome of Leptospira broomii serovar Hurstbridge str. 5399 encodes:
- a CDS encoding aminotransferase class I/II-fold pyridoxal phosphate-dependent enzyme translates to MNRKFYTSKFGTKFRLQTGIGQLMEDLGDVKHGVSMLGGGSPALIPEVEEVWKEILSKLTSGGSWESILGKYESPSGKEETLEVFADLLQKESGMTITKDEIAITNGSQNAFYLLLNFFSGTFPDGSKRKALFPTVPEYIGYIDQPIEEDSIYSLPAKYKETGIDTFRYELDEESLSKLQESNDLLGCTVLSRPTNPTGRVATEEEIGKLLTFSRKKSIPLLLDNAYGFPFPGIVYGNGKWFHRDGMIQGFSLSKIGLPGVRTGFVLANPEIIASLNKANAVLNLTSGSLGQYVGLEFLKSGAWRSLSKNVVLPYYARKRSLALAIIRQEWGGKFDYRIHESEGAFFLWVRVKGLTKSLTELYPILKHEGVIIVPGRYFFPAGAPVDPSSEECARISFAREDGELQEGLRKIGKVFRKFMK, encoded by the coding sequence ATGAACCGGAAATTCTACACATCTAAGTTCGGGACAAAATTTAGACTGCAGACCGGGATCGGTCAGCTCATGGAAGATCTGGGGGATGTAAAGCATGGAGTCAGTATGCTCGGGGGAGGTAGCCCCGCTTTAATTCCCGAGGTCGAAGAAGTTTGGAAAGAAATTCTCTCTAAGTTGACGTCCGGGGGCAGCTGGGAATCCATTCTCGGAAAATATGAATCTCCGTCAGGTAAGGAGGAAACTCTCGAGGTTTTTGCGGATCTCCTTCAAAAAGAATCCGGCATGACAATAACGAAGGATGAGATTGCGATCACCAACGGATCTCAAAATGCGTTCTATTTACTTTTGAATTTCTTTTCCGGTACATTTCCGGACGGTTCTAAAAGGAAGGCTCTTTTCCCTACAGTTCCCGAATATATCGGATATATCGATCAACCCATTGAAGAGGATTCAATCTATTCTCTTCCCGCTAAATATAAGGAAACCGGAATCGATACCTTTCGCTACGAATTGGATGAGGAATCGCTTTCTAAATTACAAGAATCGAATGATTTATTGGGTTGCACCGTTTTATCCAGACCTACGAATCCTACGGGTCGAGTAGCTACGGAAGAGGAAATCGGCAAACTCCTAACTTTTTCCCGAAAAAAAAGCATTCCTCTTTTACTGGATAATGCATATGGATTTCCGTTTCCGGGTATCGTTTACGGGAACGGAAAATGGTTTCATAGAGACGGAATGATTCAGGGATTTAGCCTTTCAAAAATAGGGCTGCCGGGAGTAAGAACGGGTTTCGTATTGGCTAATCCGGAAATTATTGCCTCATTGAATAAAGCAAATGCGGTTTTAAATCTAACTAGTGGAAGCTTAGGGCAATATGTCGGTTTAGAATTTCTCAAATCCGGTGCATGGCGTTCTTTGAGTAAAAATGTCGTCCTTCCATATTATGCCCGAAAGCGATCACTCGCTTTGGCTATCATCCGTCAGGAATGGGGAGGAAAATTCGATTATCGAATTCACGAGAGTGAAGGCGCGTTTTTCCTTTGGGTAAGAGTTAAAGGTTTAACCAAATCGTTAACCGAACTCTATCCGATTTTGAAACACGAAGGAGTTATAATAGTCCCAGGTCGGTATTTTTTTCCAGCAGGAGCTCCCGTCGACCCTTCGTCGGAAGAATGTGCTCGTATCAGCTTCGCTAGAGAAGATGGAGAATTGCAGGAAGGCCTCCGAAAAATCGGGAAAGTTTTCCGGAAGTTTATGAAATAA
- a CDS encoding adenylate/guanylate cyclase domain-containing protein, with amino-acid sequence MQTRIPSAAWETLDPENIDLAAFLEAFPWESKWTSLSNPIDRLWKFDLNATPSELWPWLVDTSSFNKRIGVPEMKFQEVNGKLFGTSKNAGISMEWEEVPWEWEYCKQLNNARIYSRGFAHYVRTRYLLFPLGGDRSRLFVYFGWIPKGFIGKNLLPIGMKQLEKSYLNGLTGVIEDLKKVQNHGWTGPTALALLKESQSQKDPIFPARVQQIRVGFVREGQPRELVNKVLSYIFDADENDLYRIRIKSLAKAWDVPFKDLLLIFLHGCRLGLFTLSWDIICPHCRGVRTEAQHLGDLPARDSCDVCEIQFDANQINSVEITFHVHPSIREIQKRYFCAAEPATKSHIRFQKYLLPNESYQSHLLLHPGTYRLRINGEKKYSLLDISESQNNTKLEWAPSDLPDELEIGNEPTFILKNNTSERKGFIIEERKEDQDSLRPSDLFNFQNFRELFSQEALSTDLQLDIGIQTILFTDIVGSTRFYHQKGDTGAFAEVRQHFVEVYKIVREHQGAVVKTIGDAVMASFTSPVDALIASTEMQEYFSDKTDETPIRIRVSLHSGPCLAVNLNSNIDYFGNTVNFAAKLQGATDEGEIVFSEGIFRDKEIRELMKERSWKVKKVPFLQSWIGEETQVYKLVTSPPED; translated from the coding sequence ATGCAGACTCGGATACCTTCCGCAGCTTGGGAAACTTTAGATCCCGAAAATATAGATCTTGCCGCATTCTTAGAAGCTTTCCCGTGGGAAAGCAAATGGACCTCATTATCTAATCCGATCGATCGGCTCTGGAAATTCGATCTAAATGCAACGCCGTCGGAACTCTGGCCCTGGCTCGTGGATACCTCTTCTTTTAACAAACGTATCGGCGTACCGGAAATGAAATTTCAAGAAGTAAACGGAAAGCTGTTCGGCACTTCTAAAAATGCCGGAATTTCCATGGAATGGGAGGAAGTCCCCTGGGAATGGGAATACTGCAAACAATTGAATAATGCCCGCATCTACTCTAGAGGTTTTGCCCATTACGTAAGAACAAGGTATTTACTATTTCCGTTAGGAGGAGATCGGAGTCGATTGTTCGTTTACTTCGGATGGATTCCGAAAGGTTTTATCGGAAAAAATCTTCTTCCGATCGGAATGAAGCAATTGGAAAAATCCTATTTAAACGGGCTGACAGGCGTGATAGAAGATCTTAAAAAAGTTCAGAATCACGGTTGGACCGGTCCGACCGCGTTAGCGTTATTAAAGGAATCTCAGTCGCAAAAGGATCCGATCTTCCCCGCTCGAGTTCAGCAAATTCGAGTCGGTTTCGTAAGAGAAGGTCAACCAAGAGAACTCGTTAATAAAGTATTAAGTTACATTTTCGATGCCGATGAAAACGACCTCTATCGAATTCGCATAAAGTCCCTAGCTAAGGCTTGGGATGTTCCCTTTAAGGACCTTTTATTAATTTTCTTGCATGGATGTCGTCTAGGTTTATTTACTCTTTCTTGGGATATTATTTGTCCTCATTGCAGAGGTGTAAGGACGGAGGCCCAACATTTAGGAGACCTGCCTGCTCGGGATTCTTGCGACGTATGTGAGATCCAATTCGATGCGAATCAAATCAATTCGGTGGAGATTACTTTTCATGTCCATCCGTCCATACGAGAAATACAAAAGAGATATTTCTGTGCGGCCGAACCGGCCACAAAATCGCATATCCGATTTCAAAAATATTTGCTGCCGAACGAATCTTATCAGTCGCATCTTCTTCTTCATCCGGGAACGTATCGTTTAAGAATCAATGGCGAAAAGAAATATTCCCTATTGGACATAAGTGAGAGTCAGAATAACACTAAATTAGAATGGGCACCGTCGGACCTGCCGGACGAACTTGAAATCGGAAATGAGCCGACGTTCATACTGAAGAATAATACGTCCGAAAGGAAAGGATTCATAATTGAGGAAAGGAAAGAAGATCAGGATAGTCTGCGACCTTCCGATCTTTTTAATTTTCAAAATTTCCGAGAACTTTTTTCACAGGAAGCTCTCTCTACCGATTTACAGTTGGATATCGGGATTCAGACGATTCTTTTTACGGACATCGTCGGATCTACGCGCTTCTATCATCAAAAGGGAGATACGGGTGCGTTTGCAGAAGTTCGGCAACACTTTGTGGAAGTGTACAAAATCGTTCGGGAACACCAAGGTGCGGTTGTAAAAACGATCGGCGACGCAGTAATGGCGTCTTTTACGTCCCCAGTAGACGCACTGATAGCTTCAACGGAGATGCAAGAGTATTTTTCAGATAAGACTGATGAAACTCCGATCAGAATTCGAGTCAGCCTGCATAGCGGGCCCTGCCTTGCCGTGAATCTAAACAGCAATATCGATTACTTCGGAAACACAGTAAACTTTGCCGCTAAACTCCAAGGAGCGACCGACGAAGGGGAAATTGTTTTTTCCGAAGGAATATTCCGAGATAAAGAAATCAGAGAGTTGATGAAAGAAAGAAGCTGGAAAGTAAAGAAAGTTCCTTTCCTTCAAAGTTGGATTGGAGAAGAAACTCAAGTATATAAGCTAGTTACTAGCCCACCCGAAGATTAA
- a CDS encoding AMP-dependent synthetase/ligase: MYKNLADMYLKAAQAYGDRPAFWSKDETKEYRATSFKQLVDLGLNLAEALIDLGVKAREHVGVIADNRLEWIIVDAAVLFTGSANVPRGTDVTDAEMDHILNHSEAEVVFLETDKVYEKYSKNKSKLKGVKTVIIMDKDSKTKAKGVLHLYDLIEKGRELRAHGGKKTEKRIEAIKPDDLFTLIYTSGTTGMPKGVMLMHSNMIHQMEHVVPLILKKSMIKDDDSMLSILPVWHIFERVVEYSAISLGIATFYTKVSDLRNDLAKAKPSFMASAPRVWESIYTGIYNRINDPKQTPPVRKFLFNTAYLFSKNYHAAIRFLSGREVDYEGRNIIQSFILGIRAVIRLVLTGPFTVSLIAGASYFYVKTAHPNLPLIPGLLLTVAILGLIFNYKTLDAIVLSKIRQATGGRLRGTLSGGGALQRHVDNFFNDIGLLVLEGYGMTETAPVISVRHYDYPIIGSVGYIVPKTELQIRDDSGKVLTHINDNKEVLAGRIGLKGIVHIKGPQVMKGYYKNPEATKKTISDGWINTGDIGFINFKKTLTLTGRAKDTVVLLGGENVEPVPIENKMDESPYIKQSMVFGQDQKVLGAIIVPDFENLKPWLEENGISAHDIKDLIDHPKVLEFYKREVREYNSTKEGFKSFELVQHIVIAPKPFEIGDELTNLLKMKRHVITEKYQKKIDKVYK; the protein is encoded by the coding sequence ATGTATAAGAATTTAGCAGATATGTACCTCAAGGCGGCCCAGGCCTATGGGGACAGACCAGCATTTTGGTCGAAAGATGAGACCAAAGAATATCGGGCAACGTCCTTTAAACAGCTGGTTGATTTAGGCCTTAATTTAGCGGAAGCGCTCATTGACCTAGGTGTAAAAGCACGCGAGCATGTCGGAGTCATTGCTGATAATCGTTTGGAATGGATTATCGTGGATGCGGCCGTATTGTTTACCGGCTCAGCCAACGTTCCTCGCGGGACGGATGTTACTGATGCAGAAATGGATCATATTCTAAACCATTCTGAAGCTGAAGTCGTTTTCTTAGAAACCGACAAAGTATACGAGAAATATTCCAAGAATAAATCCAAACTGAAGGGTGTTAAGACTGTAATTATCATGGATAAGGACAGTAAGACCAAAGCTAAAGGGGTCTTACATCTTTATGATTTGATTGAAAAAGGTCGAGAGCTTCGCGCACACGGCGGAAAGAAGACGGAAAAGAGGATCGAGGCTATCAAGCCTGACGATTTATTTACTTTGATTTATACTTCGGGAACAACCGGCATGCCTAAGGGCGTAATGCTAATGCATTCGAATATGATTCATCAGATGGAACACGTGGTTCCTTTGATTTTGAAAAAATCCATGATCAAAGATGATGATAGCATGCTATCGATTCTTCCCGTTTGGCATATTTTCGAAAGAGTTGTCGAGTATTCTGCAATATCTCTCGGGATTGCTACCTTCTATACGAAGGTATCGGATTTACGGAACGATCTTGCCAAGGCCAAACCTTCCTTTATGGCATCGGCACCGAGAGTGTGGGAAAGTATCTATACCGGAATTTACAATCGGATTAACGATCCAAAGCAGACTCCTCCAGTTAGAAAATTTCTATTCAATACGGCATATCTGTTTTCCAAAAACTACCATGCGGCTATTCGTTTCTTGAGCGGTAGAGAGGTCGATTACGAAGGAAGAAATATCATCCAATCCTTTATTCTCGGAATTCGGGCGGTGATTCGGTTGGTTTTAACCGGCCCATTTACGGTTTCCTTGATTGCGGGTGCATCTTATTTCTACGTAAAAACAGCGCACCCGAATTTACCGCTTATCCCTGGTCTTTTATTGACGGTGGCCATTCTTGGTCTGATCTTTAATTATAAAACCTTGGATGCGATCGTACTTTCAAAAATTCGTCAGGCGACTGGCGGACGACTTCGTGGAACTCTTTCCGGCGGCGGGGCTCTCCAACGCCACGTTGATAATTTCTTTAACGATATCGGGTTATTGGTTCTCGAAGGTTATGGAATGACTGAGACTGCTCCGGTGATTTCGGTTCGTCATTACGATTATCCAATTATCGGTTCGGTCGGATACATTGTTCCGAAAACGGAATTACAGATTCGTGACGATAGTGGAAAGGTCCTTACTCATATAAACGATAATAAGGAAGTTCTGGCCGGAAGGATCGGATTGAAAGGCATCGTTCATATTAAAGGCCCGCAAGTCATGAAAGGTTATTATAAAAACCCGGAAGCGACCAAAAAGACTATCTCAGACGGATGGATCAATACGGGAGATATAGGCTTCATCAATTTCAAGAAGACCCTGACTCTGACCGGACGAGCCAAAGATACGGTCGTTCTCCTTGGCGGAGAGAATGTCGAGCCTGTTCCGATCGAAAATAAGATGGATGAATCACCATACATCAAGCAATCGATGGTGTTCGGACAAGACCAAAAAGTATTGGGTGCGATCATCGTCCCGGACTTTGAAAATTTGAAACCTTGGTTGGAAGAGAACGGGATTTCCGCTCACGATATTAAGGATTTAATCGATCATCCTAAGGTTCTGGAATTTTATAAAAGGGAAGTTCGCGAATATAATAGCACGAAAGAAGGGTTTAAATCGTTCGAGTTAGTGCAGCATATCGTGATCGCGCCTAAGCCGTTTGAAATCGGCGATGAGCTTACAAATCTACTTAAAATGAAAAGACACGTTATAACCGAAAAATATCAGAAAAAGATAGATAAGGTTTATAAATAA
- a CDS encoding HEAT repeat domain-containing protein — MIRFLYVPFCNIFILILFGLKCSGPPKPDLYPEIQEREPSSLQQLETDLRSENSQRKAQAILELADRNERKFIPEIRRLMNDPDRTLHGPAVLALGIYKDRPSIPNILNFLNENSGVGQDTILEALARMEDPSIGSKLLPLMESEDSTIRLLTVETLVRIKATNVSSSLLSAAAKNSNLEKAKTYAMAIGKLRIKEGESFLLRLANTIEPSPSLAAVYLALGRIGSKRAVPLLVSALKRSFDKGRENSTQALIDIHDPSAVPLVLPLISDSNREIRYRAADVLIGIPIPMTGQSLSEVLRKSTPEAKGPASHVLGRLKYLPARELIEQVLNDASVPDREIIAQSLGYMGDRRSIPILSKVLKESSDEARYGAAWALGGIGSSEALPLLEEAADSKDLKLARIASESLGMIASPRSLTLLDRKTEQFPELAPSTLGAIASIRGEEAEKILEKYARHKNWNLHQVAVSQLGARKDAKSIPILISLLEDNETPRNRKMVTAALRAITGEKFFSKNEWLNWYKNQK; from the coding sequence ATGATTCGATTTTTATATGTTCCTTTTTGCAATATTTTTATTCTGATTCTATTTGGGCTGAAATGTAGCGGACCGCCTAAACCCGATCTATATCCGGAAATTCAAGAAAGGGAACCTTCAAGCTTGCAACAGCTCGAAACGGATTTACGATCGGAGAATTCGCAACGGAAGGCCCAGGCAATTTTAGAACTCGCTGACCGAAATGAACGAAAGTTTATCCCCGAAATTAGACGATTAATGAACGATCCAGATCGAACTTTACACGGGCCGGCGGTGCTTGCACTCGGCATCTATAAAGATCGTCCTTCTATTCCGAATATATTAAATTTTTTAAACGAGAATTCCGGCGTCGGTCAGGATACCATACTCGAGGCTTTAGCAAGAATGGAAGACCCGAGTATCGGTTCGAAATTGCTTCCGTTAATGGAAAGCGAGGATTCTACAATTCGCTTATTAACAGTCGAGACCCTAGTAAGGATAAAAGCGACGAACGTCAGCTCTTCTCTATTAAGCGCAGCAGCCAAGAATAGTAACCTTGAAAAAGCAAAAACGTACGCGATGGCGATCGGTAAATTGCGAATAAAAGAAGGAGAATCCTTTCTCCTTCGGCTGGCCAATACGATTGAACCGAGTCCTAGCCTAGCCGCCGTTTATCTTGCTTTAGGAAGAATCGGAAGTAAAAGGGCCGTACCATTACTAGTATCCGCATTGAAACGGAGTTTCGATAAAGGAAGGGAAAATTCGACCCAAGCGTTAATCGACATCCATGACCCTTCAGCCGTACCGTTAGTATTGCCGTTAATTAGCGATTCAAACAGGGAGATTCGATATAGGGCTGCTGACGTATTAATCGGGATTCCGATTCCAATGACCGGTCAAAGTCTTTCCGAAGTCCTCCGTAAAAGTACACCTGAAGCAAAGGGGCCCGCTTCTCATGTATTGGGTCGTCTTAAGTATCTCCCCGCTCGTGAATTGATCGAACAAGTTTTAAATGATGCTTCCGTACCAGACCGGGAAATCATCGCTCAATCATTGGGATACATGGGTGATAGAAGAAGTATTCCTATTTTGTCAAAGGTATTGAAAGAATCCTCAGACGAAGCGAGATACGGTGCGGCCTGGGCTCTCGGTGGCATCGGAAGTTCCGAAGCATTACCTCTCTTGGAAGAAGCGGCTGATTCGAAGGATCTCAAACTAGCTAGAATCGCATCCGAAAGCTTAGGTATGATCGCTTCACCCCGATCGCTAACATTATTGGATCGCAAAACCGAGCAATTTCCGGAGCTTGCTCCAAGTACATTAGGAGCGATTGCGTCGATTCGAGGAGAAGAAGCCGAAAAAATTCTCGAAAAATACGCCCGACATAAAAACTGGAATCTTCACCAAGTTGCAGTCAGCCAGTTGGGAGCTCGTAAAGACGCGAAGAGTATCCCGATTTTGATTTCTCTATTAGAAGATAACGAGACGCCACGAAATAGAAAAATGGTGACGGCAGCTCTCCGTGCTATTACCGGAGAAAAGTTCTTTTCTAAAAACGAGTGGCTGAATTGGTACAAAAATCAAAAGTGA
- a CDS encoding N-acyl homoserine lactonase family protein, with product MKTVLTFFILLYFISCKSASKPTPENLPREIKSKTATTSVFGGLEDGLYAVLYGKGKYPNYLTDSGEKEGEQELAFFFYLIKQNKRIILVDSGISSEETRSKYGIQNWISPDKILLKAGIRPNMVTDIILTHFHFDHAGGLDLFHNARIYVRPQEWELLKKTNWFVNQAKILHAKENDRKVIFLQSSVELFPNFRIIFTGGHTPGHSAVEWLRAPKNRVLITGDECYFIEHCIEGTGLPISSASSVRNNREFLHYVELLAEQGAKIFTFHDPIILEQNPEIFPRIFKIY from the coding sequence ATGAAAACTGTTCTTACTTTTTTTATCTTGCTGTATTTTATTTCCTGCAAATCGGCATCGAAACCGACTCCAGAAAATCTTCCGCGAGAAATTAAAAGTAAAACCGCAACTACTTCGGTTTTCGGAGGGCTAGAAGACGGTTTGTATGCGGTGCTTTATGGAAAAGGAAAGTACCCGAATTATTTGACGGACTCGGGGGAAAAGGAAGGAGAGCAGGAACTTGCATTCTTTTTTTATTTAATAAAACAGAATAAACGAATCATTCTAGTCGATTCCGGAATTTCCTCCGAGGAGACCCGAAGTAAGTACGGTATTCAAAATTGGATTTCGCCTGATAAGATCTTACTAAAAGCAGGAATACGTCCGAATATGGTAACGGATATTATTCTAACTCATTTTCATTTCGATCATGCAGGAGGATTGGATCTGTTTCACAATGCAAGAATTTATGTTCGCCCGCAAGAATGGGAACTTTTAAAGAAGACAAACTGGTTTGTAAATCAGGCTAAAATTCTGCATGCGAAAGAAAATGATAGGAAGGTGATCTTCCTCCAATCGAGCGTCGAATTATTTCCGAATTTTCGAATCATATTCACAGGAGGTCATACTCCCGGACATTCCGCAGTGGAATGGTTGAGAGCTCCAAAAAATCGCGTCCTAATCACGGGGGATGAATGCTATTTCATAGAGCATTGTATTGAAGGAACTGGGCTTCCCATCTCGTCGGCTTCTTCAGTCCGCAACAATCGGGAATTTTTGCATTACGTCGAATTATTGGCCGAGCAGGGCGCGAAAATTTTTACCTTCCACGACCCTATCATCCTGGAACAGAATCCCGAAATTTTCCCTCGAATTTTTAAAATTTATTGA
- a CDS encoding LIC_10091 family lipoprotein, protein MQTRSLFSISAIVLFLTFQTTCSTLSKSDIIVVHPLGLRESKILDSVREENFEEKNLNGRHYPASNELRIDLFKNSIKDLRGAYLGVGTDQNLTFIAWAKSEMAWLVDFDPVVCYINRIHLFFLKKSETPDAYKELWERKNFGSSLRILKEEFGESTDWKWYEEAWKVAFRGKADVPTRWLELERSKEKFGWQTFLHDKNDYDYLRNMVINGRIKIRKADLNANGTVREISEAMSKIGIPFRVVYLSNAEEYFSYPRNFRENIISLPTDEKGILLRTIQNRAKDVYGFPDGEKYPTKFPLHYNVQPLLSFRLWMELDRRLFITQMLEYREPVEKGFSRLSVPPREVHP, encoded by the coding sequence ATGCAAACTCGTTCTCTATTTTCAATCTCCGCAATAGTACTTTTCTTAACCTTTCAAACTACCTGTAGTACTCTTTCCAAGTCGGACATAATTGTAGTTCACCCGCTTGGGCTTCGAGAATCGAAAATTCTAGATTCGGTAAGGGAAGAAAATTTCGAAGAAAAGAATTTAAACGGCCGTCATTATCCCGCCTCCAATGAACTTAGAATCGATCTTTTTAAGAATTCCATTAAGGATCTCAGAGGCGCCTATCTCGGAGTCGGAACCGATCAAAACCTTACTTTTATCGCTTGGGCAAAAAGTGAAATGGCTTGGTTAGTGGACTTCGATCCTGTCGTTTGTTACATCAATCGAATCCATCTATTTTTCTTAAAGAAAAGCGAAACTCCCGACGCTTATAAAGAGCTATGGGAGAGGAAAAACTTCGGTTCTTCTTTAAGGATTTTAAAAGAAGAATTCGGCGAGTCGACCGATTGGAAATGGTATGAAGAAGCCTGGAAAGTCGCTTTCCGAGGAAAAGCGGATGTGCCGACTCGTTGGCTTGAGCTAGAACGTAGCAAAGAAAAATTCGGATGGCAAACGTTTCTTCATGATAAGAACGATTATGATTATCTTCGAAACATGGTGATAAACGGAAGAATTAAAATTCGTAAAGCGGACTTAAATGCAAACGGGACCGTTCGGGAAATATCCGAGGCTATGAGCAAAATAGGTATTCCATTCCGGGTCGTATATTTATCCAACGCCGAGGAATACTTTTCCTATCCTCGAAATTTTCGTGAGAATATTATTTCACTTCCGACAGACGAAAAAGGAATTTTATTAAGAACGATACAAAATCGAGCAAAGGACGTATACGGATTTCCCGACGGCGAAAAGTACCCTACAAAGTTTCCGTTGCATTATAATGTCCAGCCTCTACTTTCTTTTCGCCTATGGATGGAACTCGACAGACGATTATTTATAACTCAAATGCTGGAATATCGGGAACCGGTAGAAAAAGGGTTTTCCAGACTTTCGGTCCCACCTCGGGAAGTTCATCCATGA
- the thpR gene encoding RNA 2',3'-cyclic phosphodiesterase yields the protein MRIFLGISVPDPTRDVLAGICYGLEGARWVSPENFHITLVFLGEISSDKVEQVHEICASIIVKPFSISLQGLGWFRQKSPSILYVGVDRSLELQGLQKSLESGCRRSGFSVEKREYIPHVTIGRLRDVAQDKAMIYLNEFESINIPAFEVSEFHVYSSRSGSEGPIYRIEDSFPLGES from the coding sequence ATGAGAATTTTTTTGGGTATTTCCGTTCCTGATCCGACGCGAGATGTCCTGGCCGGAATCTGTTACGGGTTGGAGGGAGCCCGTTGGGTTTCTCCGGAAAATTTTCACATTACTCTCGTTTTTTTAGGTGAGATTTCTTCCGATAAGGTCGAACAAGTGCATGAAATTTGTGCGAGTATCATCGTAAAACCTTTCTCAATAAGTCTCCAAGGGTTAGGTTGGTTTAGACAAAAATCGCCGTCGATATTATACGTGGGAGTTGATCGATCCTTAGAACTGCAAGGGTTACAAAAATCATTGGAATCGGGATGCAGGCGCTCCGGATTTTCCGTTGAAAAGAGGGAATATATACCGCACGTAACGATCGGAAGATTAAGGGACGTTGCTCAAGACAAAGCCATGATTTATTTGAACGAATTTGAAAGTATAAATATTCCTGCTTTCGAAGTGAGCGAGTTTCACGTTTATTCGAGTCGAAGCGGCAGCGAAGGACCCATCTATCGAATAGAGGATTCCTTTCCGTTGGGAGAATCCTAA
- the aat gene encoding leucyl/phenylalanyl-tRNA--protein transferase, translating to MRDYSDFFANPRVTKDEVVGIGGDLTIDRLLYAYTHGIFPWADKPLLWFSLDPRAIFDLNVLHLSRRVHRKIRQKKYTITINRAFDQVMRCCSYRPEEQTWITDTFLNGFARFHREGYAHSLEVWSEDGRLGGGIYGVAIGKFFAGESMFSFEPDFGKIGLYHLFQLLKKDGFTLFDTQQMNPVTLNLGAYEIPKSKFLDRLTDAVETPSKWRPSRLEN from the coding sequence ATTCGCGATTACTCGGATTTTTTTGCCAATCCTAGAGTCACGAAAGATGAGGTAGTAGGAATCGGAGGTGATTTAACTATCGATCGCCTTTTATATGCCTACACGCACGGGATATTTCCATGGGCAGATAAACCCCTTCTTTGGTTCTCTCTAGATCCCCGAGCTATTTTCGATCTTAACGTCCTTCACTTAAGTCGCCGCGTTCATCGAAAAATTCGACAAAAAAAATATACGATCACGATCAATCGAGCCTTCGATCAAGTTATGCGTTGCTGTTCCTATCGCCCAGAGGAGCAAACTTGGATTACCGATACGTTTCTGAACGGATTTGCGAGATTTCATCGGGAAGGTTACGCGCATAGTTTGGAAGTATGGAGCGAGGATGGAAGATTAGGCGGCGGCATTTATGGGGTGGCGATCGGAAAATTCTTTGCGGGAGAATCGATGTTCTCTTTCGAACCCGATTTCGGAAAGATTGGACTCTATCATTTATTTCAGCTATTAAAAAAAGACGGTTTTACTCTATTCGATACTCAGCAAATGAATCCGGTTACGTTAAATCTTGGGGCGTACGAAATACCTAAATCCAAATTTTTGGATCGTCTAACGGACGCCGTCGAGACTCCTTCAAAATGGCGACCCTCTCGCCTGGAAAATTAA